The following are from one region of the Arachis duranensis cultivar V14167 chromosome 10, aradu.V14167.gnm2.J7QH, whole genome shotgun sequence genome:
- the LOC107469996 gene encoding uncharacterized protein LOC107469996: MNKECSALIKKDVLLKKKDTGSFHIPYVIGETKIDKGFCDLRASINMMPLSLMKKLQINELRSTDVIIQLADKTQKQAEEVVKNGLVKVGNYFLPTDFVVLDIEESYLHPIILGRPFIATARALIDVEQGELILRIHDEYLTFHVFKPTSKSESEPNESKDDYSKMYLEESNRESVAEPLKQSLMNKQEFQEK, translated from the coding sequence ATgaacaaggaatgtagtgccctCATCAAGAAGGACGTGCTCCTAAAGAAAAAAGATACAGGGAGCTTTCATATTCCCTATGTCATAGGTGAAACAAAAATTGACAAAGGATTTTGTGATCTAAGAGCTAGCATAAATATGATGCCTCTATCTCTTATGAAGAAGTTGCAAATCAATGAGCTAAGATCCACAGATGTAATTATACAATTGGCTGATAAAACTCAAAAGCAGGCTGAAGAAGTAGTCAAAAATGGGTTGGTGAAAGTGGGAAATTATTTCCTTCCCACAGACTTTGTTGTTCTGGACATAGAGGAAAGTTACCTCCACCCCATTATTCTGGGGAGACCATTTATAGCCACTGCTAGAGCACTTATAGATGTGGAACAAGGAGAGTTAATcctgagaatacatgatgaataTCTCACCTTTCATGTTTTCAAACCTACATCTAAATCTGAGTCAGAACCTAATGAGTCAAAGGATGATTACAGCAAAATGTACTTGGAGGAAAGCAACAGGGAATCAGTAGCTGAACCCCTGAAACAGTCCTTGATGAATAAGCAAGAATTTCAAGAGAAGTAG